One genomic segment of Erythrolamprus reginae isolate rEryReg1 chromosome 2, rEryReg1.hap1, whole genome shotgun sequence includes these proteins:
- the LOC139159279 gene encoding zinc finger and SCAN domain-containing protein 9-like, with protein METQKSPGTEAVGFLVALCEGNGWDSGGKSIPEDSLSPEIHRRRFRGLDGCRQEAEGPRELCSRLHRLCRQWLRPERSSKGEMLDRVVLEQLLALLPPEMAGWVRECRAESCSQAVALAEGFLLSRAQREEPQEGQVSSGWGGENRGSLGVCSELLIARRD; from the coding sequence ATGGAGACCCAGAAGTCTCCGGGAACGGAAGCAGTCGGATTCCTAGTCGCTCTTTGTGAGGGGAACGGATGGGACTCCGGGGGGAAAAGCATCCCCGAGGACTCCCTCAGCCCAGAGATCCACCGGCGGCGCTTCCGCGGTCTGGATGGCTGCCGCCAGGAGGCCGAGGGACCCCGGGAGCTTTGCAGCCGCCTTCACCGGCTGTGCCGTCAGTGGCTGcggccggagaggagcagcaaaggggagatgctggaccgggtggtgctggagcagctgctggccctgctgcccccggagatggcgggctgggtgagggagtgcaGAGCCGAGAGctgttcccaggcggtggccctggccgaaggcttCCTGCTCAGCCGAGCCCAGAGGGAAGAGCCGCAGGAGGGGCAGGTGAGCTCGGGGTGGGGAGGGGAAAACCGGGGGTCGCTCGGGGTCTGCAGTGAACTGCTAATAGCAAGGAGAGATTGA